A genomic stretch from Sceloporus undulatus isolate JIND9_A2432 ecotype Alabama chromosome 5, SceUnd_v1.1, whole genome shotgun sequence includes:
- the LOC121930524 gene encoding uncharacterized protein LOC121930524 isoform X2: protein MVPQTKKAVSLNSRTREKTGPSRVPFLRMNSGQDSHPELRASSFLGGNRAANAERAFSLNLSPMEKGREGRGVYCKRQQGISYVWLQRPRPPWLLPLRVPRRSSGGRRCLCQRCCPRAALLLLFLRRRPFKQPGLLFTRRAGRASRGLQLLRPTPPDPADADPLEGRKEGPGSPVPQTPMDPPREDPLMLLRGSWVEVAPFGAPDQEEDQEEDLRLEAILREAQMEPSPSAPEPQQQHRRGGGAPPASKDPPRRNGAPPERRKTREAAHCATLDWPWPSPPEPRLPPRSCPAWDPRPAPPARPKRGLRDPQVLLLVGPSLLLSHVLALGLGICLGKRLAASSSQRHLTTRDPLPEGIGQPPRPGPGLLQLRSPWKTLAACETTTRPWGKGAGGCLCPQVLVGSAHPLWIPL from the exons ATGGTTCCACAGACCAAGAAGGCGGTATCTTTGAATTCTCGCACAAGGGAGAAGACAGGCCCTTCCAGAGTCCCATTTCTTCGGATGAACAGCGGGCAGGActcgcacccagagctcagggcGAGTTCGTTTCTCGGAGGCAACAGGGCTGCAAATGCTGAAAGGGCTTTCTCCCTTAATTTGAGCCCaatggagaaaggaagggaagggcgAGGGGTATATTGCAAAAGGCAGCAAGGCATCAGCTATGTCTGGCTGCAAAGACCCCGCCCGCCGTGGCTCCTGCCTCTCCGTGTCCCTCGCCGGTCCTCCGGGGGCCGCCGGTGCCTTTGCCAGCGGTGCTGCCCCAgggccgccctcctcctcctcttcctgcggCGTCGCCCTTTTAAGCAGCCGGGGCTTCTGTTTACAAGGCGAGCCGGACGGGCGTCACGTGGCCTCCAGCTGCTCCGGCCGACGCCACCCGACCCCGCCGACGCCGAtcctctggaaggaaggaaggaagggccaggCAGCCCAGTCCCCCAAACCCCGATGGATCCCCCCCGGGAGGACCCCCTGATGCTGCTCCGCG gCTCCTGGGTGGAAGTGGCCCCCTTCGGCGCCCCGGACCAAGAGGAGGACCAAGAGGAGGACCTCCGCCTGGAGGCCATCCTCCGCGAGGCCCAGATGGAGCCATCGCCATCGGCGCCCGAGCCGCAGCAGCAGCATCGCCGGGGCGGCGG GGCCCCCCCGGCATCCAAGGACCCTCCGAGGAGGAACGGAGCCCCGCCGGAAAG aaGGAAGACCCGAGAGGCCGCCCACTGCGCGACCCTGGACTGGCCCTGGCCCAGCCCCCCGGAGCCCCGGCTGCCCCCAA GGAGCTGTCCTGCGTGGGACCCCCGGCCTGCGCCCCCCGCTCGGCCGAAGAGGGGGCTGCGCGACCCCCAAGTGCTGCTGCTGGTGGGACCCTCGCTGCTGCTCAGCCACGTCCTGGCCCTGGGCCTCGG GATCTGCCTCGGGAAGCGCctggccgcctcctcctcccagcgCCATCTGACCACCCGGGACCCCCTCCCTGAGGGCATCGGCCAGCCCCCCAGACCCGGCCCAGGACTCCTGCAGCTTCGCTCCCCATGGAAGACCCTCGCCGCCTGCGAGACGACGACAAGACCctgggggaaaggggcgggtggcTGTCTGTGCCCCCAAGTGTTGGTGGGCTCAGCCCACCCCCTCTGGATTCCCCTCTGA
- the LOC121930524 gene encoding translation initiation factor IF-2-like isoform X1, whose protein sequence is MVPQTKKAVSLNSRTREKTGPSRVPFLRMNSGQDSHPELRASSFLGGNRAANAERAFSLNLSPMEKGREGRGVYCKRQQGISYVWLQRPRPPWLLPLRVPRRSSGGRRCLCQRCCPRAALLLLFLRRRPFKQPGLLFTRRAGRASRGLQLLRPTPPDPADADPLEGRKEGPGSPVPQTPMDPPREDPLMLLRGSWVEVAPFGAPDQEEDQEEDLRLEAILREAQMEPSPSAPEPQQQHRRGGGWVPWPRAPGPRKPPAPVEEPDLPPRTPSGPGKAGQRAALQPRAPPASKDPPRRNGAPPERRKTREAAHCATLDWPWPSPPEPRLPPRSCPAWDPRPAPPARPKRGLRDPQVLLLVGPSLLLSHVLALGLGICLGKRLAASSSQRHLTTRDPLPEGIGQPPRPGPGLLQLRSPWKTLAACETTTRPWGKGAGGCLCPQVLVGSAHPLWIPL, encoded by the exons ATGGTTCCACAGACCAAGAAGGCGGTATCTTTGAATTCTCGCACAAGGGAGAAGACAGGCCCTTCCAGAGTCCCATTTCTTCGGATGAACAGCGGGCAGGActcgcacccagagctcagggcGAGTTCGTTTCTCGGAGGCAACAGGGCTGCAAATGCTGAAAGGGCTTTCTCCCTTAATTTGAGCCCaatggagaaaggaagggaagggcgAGGGGTATATTGCAAAAGGCAGCAAGGCATCAGCTATGTCTGGCTGCAAAGACCCCGCCCGCCGTGGCTCCTGCCTCTCCGTGTCCCTCGCCGGTCCTCCGGGGGCCGCCGGTGCCTTTGCCAGCGGTGCTGCCCCAgggccgccctcctcctcctcttcctgcggCGTCGCCCTTTTAAGCAGCCGGGGCTTCTGTTTACAAGGCGAGCCGGACGGGCGTCACGTGGCCTCCAGCTGCTCCGGCCGACGCCACCCGACCCCGCCGACGCCGAtcctctggaaggaaggaaggaagggccaggCAGCCCAGTCCCCCAAACCCCGATGGATCCCCCCCGGGAGGACCCCCTGATGCTGCTCCGCG gCTCCTGGGTGGAAGTGGCCCCCTTCGGCGCCCCGGACCAAGAGGAGGACCAAGAGGAGGACCTCCGCCTGGAGGCCATCCTCCGCGAGGCCCAGATGGAGCCATCGCCATCGGCGCCCGAGCCGCAGCAGCAGCATCGCCGGGGCGGCGGGTGGGTCCCCTGGCCGAGGGCCCCAGGGCCAAGGAAACCTCCGGCCCCCGTTGAAGAGCCCGATCTGCCCCCGAGAACCCCCTCCGGGCCGGGCAAGGCAGGGCAGAGGGCAGCCCTCCAACCGAG GGCCCCCCCGGCATCCAAGGACCCTCCGAGGAGGAACGGAGCCCCGCCGGAAAG aaGGAAGACCCGAGAGGCCGCCCACTGCGCGACCCTGGACTGGCCCTGGCCCAGCCCCCCGGAGCCCCGGCTGCCCCCAA GGAGCTGTCCTGCGTGGGACCCCCGGCCTGCGCCCCCCGCTCGGCCGAAGAGGGGGCTGCGCGACCCCCAAGTGCTGCTGCTGGTGGGACCCTCGCTGCTGCTCAGCCACGTCCTGGCCCTGGGCCTCGG GATCTGCCTCGGGAAGCGCctggccgcctcctcctcccagcgCCATCTGACCACCCGGGACCCCCTCCCTGAGGGCATCGGCCAGCCCCCCAGACCCGGCCCAGGACTCCTGCAGCTTCGCTCCCCATGGAAGACCCTCGCCGCCTGCGAGACGACGACAAGACCctgggggaaaggggcgggtggcTGTCTGTGCCCCCAAGTGTTGGTGGGCTCAGCCCACCCCCTCTGGATTCCCCTCTGA
- the LOC121930524 gene encoding uncharacterized protein LOC121930524 isoform X3: MVPQTKKAVSLNSRTREKTGPSRVPFLRMNSGQDSHPELRASSFLGGNRAANAERAFSLNLSPMEKGREGRGVYCKRQQGISYVWLQRPRPPWLLPLRVPRRSSGGRRCLCQRCCPRAALLLLFLRRRPFKQPGLLFTRRAGRASRGLQLLRPTPPDPADADPLEGRKEGPGSPVPQTPMDPPREDPLMLLRGSWVEVAPFGAPDQEEDQEEDLRLEAILREAQMEPSPSAPEPQQQHRRGGGRKTREAAHCATLDWPWPSPPEPRLPPRSCPAWDPRPAPPARPKRGLRDPQVLLLVGPSLLLSHVLALGLGICLGKRLAASSSQRHLTTRDPLPEGIGQPPRPGPGLLQLRSPWKTLAACETTTRPWGKGAGGCLCPQVLVGSAHPLWIPL; the protein is encoded by the exons ATGGTTCCACAGACCAAGAAGGCGGTATCTTTGAATTCTCGCACAAGGGAGAAGACAGGCCCTTCCAGAGTCCCATTTCTTCGGATGAACAGCGGGCAGGActcgcacccagagctcagggcGAGTTCGTTTCTCGGAGGCAACAGGGCTGCAAATGCTGAAAGGGCTTTCTCCCTTAATTTGAGCCCaatggagaaaggaagggaagggcgAGGGGTATATTGCAAAAGGCAGCAAGGCATCAGCTATGTCTGGCTGCAAAGACCCCGCCCGCCGTGGCTCCTGCCTCTCCGTGTCCCTCGCCGGTCCTCCGGGGGCCGCCGGTGCCTTTGCCAGCGGTGCTGCCCCAgggccgccctcctcctcctcttcctgcggCGTCGCCCTTTTAAGCAGCCGGGGCTTCTGTTTACAAGGCGAGCCGGACGGGCGTCACGTGGCCTCCAGCTGCTCCGGCCGACGCCACCCGACCCCGCCGACGCCGAtcctctggaaggaaggaaggaagggccaggCAGCCCAGTCCCCCAAACCCCGATGGATCCCCCCCGGGAGGACCCCCTGATGCTGCTCCGCG gCTCCTGGGTGGAAGTGGCCCCCTTCGGCGCCCCGGACCAAGAGGAGGACCAAGAGGAGGACCTCCGCCTGGAGGCCATCCTCCGCGAGGCCCAGATGGAGCCATCGCCATCGGCGCCCGAGCCGCAGCAGCAGCATCGCCGGGGCGGCGG aaGGAAGACCCGAGAGGCCGCCCACTGCGCGACCCTGGACTGGCCCTGGCCCAGCCCCCCGGAGCCCCGGCTGCCCCCAA GGAGCTGTCCTGCGTGGGACCCCCGGCCTGCGCCCCCCGCTCGGCCGAAGAGGGGGCTGCGCGACCCCCAAGTGCTGCTGCTGGTGGGACCCTCGCTGCTGCTCAGCCACGTCCTGGCCCTGGGCCTCGG GATCTGCCTCGGGAAGCGCctggccgcctcctcctcccagcgCCATCTGACCACCCGGGACCCCCTCCCTGAGGGCATCGGCCAGCCCCCCAGACCCGGCCCAGGACTCCTGCAGCTTCGCTCCCCATGGAAGACCCTCGCCGCCTGCGAGACGACGACAAGACCctgggggaaaggggcgggtggcTGTCTGTGCCCCCAAGTGTTGGTGGGCTCAGCCCACCCCCTCTGGATTCCCCTCTGA
- the AUP1 gene encoding lipid droplet-regulating VLDL assembly factor AUP1: MEPAGPSASGAAAAAAPAVGPERLFDANRLPSDGLLALSLLLYAPVGLCLLLLRLFVGLHVFLVSCALPDSAPRRFAVRVMFGVLGLLVRQSGAPRQGQRAPCAGLLVANHVTPFDHNVLGLLLSCAAPVLNGASGFLCWSRGFLEVGATESRAELLESLKAYSSQGGSPPLLLFPEETTTNGRVGLLRFSTWAFSILDTVQPVALQVQRPFVTVNVADASWVTELLWTFFVPFTVYQVRWLPPVSKQAEETRDQFALRVQELLASELGLVSTRLTAADKAEYMKRLRHSPRVSFSSPALSHQSRASHSVAATEDVRLVGLAQRVKEVLPHVPLAVICNDLAQTNCVDATIANLLEGRVPFVPSEGEASEAPLLASLGSGAHGPAASPSATAPAKVFARSPEARHLSLQERKQALYDYARRRFTEKHGTTMAQREGSH; this comes from the exons ATGGAGCCCGCGGGCCCCTCCGCCTccggcgccgccgccgccgccgcccccgcCGTGGGCCCCGAACGGCTCTTCGACGCGAACCG gcTGCCCAGCGACGGGCTGCTGGCGCTGTCGCTGCTGCTGTACGCGCCGGTGGGCCTCTGCCTGCTCCTGCTCCGGCTCTTCGTGGGGCTCCACGTCTTCCTGGTCAGCTGCGCGCTCCCGGACAGCGCCCCCCGGAG gttTGCGGTGCGAGTGATGTTCGGGGTGCTGGGTCTGCTGGTGCGCCAGAGCGGAGCCCCCCGCCAAGGGCAAAGGGCCCCCTGCGCCGGACTCCTGGTCGCCAACCACGTCACCCCCTTCGACCACAACGTCCTCGGACTCCTGCTCTCCTGCGCAGCG CCGGTCCTGAACGGCGCCTCCGGCTTCCTCTGCTGGTCCCGCGGCTTTTTGGAGGTGGGGGCGACGGAGAGCCGGGCAGAGCTGCTGGAGTCCCTGAAGGCCTACTCTTCCCAGGGGGGGAGCCCTCCGCTGCTGCTCTTCCCTGAGGAGACCACCACCAACGGCCGCGTGGGACTCCTGCGCTTCAG CACCTGGGCCTTCTCCATCCTGGATACTGTCCAGCCAGTGGCTCTGCAGGTCCAGAGGCCATTCGTCACTGTG AATGTGGCCGATGCTTCATGGGTGACTGAGCTCCTCTGGACCTTCTTTGTCCCCTTCACTGTTTATCAAGTAAG GTGGCTCCCACCAGTTTCTAAACAAGCTGAGGAGACCCGTGACCAGTTTGCGTTGAGAGTTCAGGAG CTCCTGGCCTCAGAATTGGGCCTTGTCTCTACTCGGCTCACTGCGGCTGACAAAGCGGAGTACATGAAGCGTCTGCGCCACAGCCCCCGTGTTTCCTTCAGCTCCCCAG CCCTAAGCCATCAGTCTCGAGCATCCCACAGCGTGGCTGCCACAGAGGATGTGCGCTTGGTGGGTCTGGCCCAGCGTGTCAAGGAGGTCCTGCCCCATGTGCCCCTGGCGGTCATCTGCAATGATTTGG CCCAGACAAACTGTGTGGATGCCACCATTGCCAACCTGCTGGAGGGGCGGGTTCCGTTTGTGCCCAGCGAGGGGGAGGCGTCGGAGGCCCCCCTCCTGGCTTCCTTGGGGTCCGGCGCTCATGGCCCGGCCGCTTCTCCTTCAGCCACG GCACCCGCCAAAGTCTTTGCCAGGTCCCCAGAAGCGAGGCACCTTTCCCTGCAGGAGCGCAAGCAGGCACTCTATGACTACGCCAGGAG GAGATTCACAGAGAAACACGGGACGACAATGGCGCAGAGAGAGGGCAGCCACTGA